GATAAAGTGATGCTGGTTTACACCACTGCTGGGCTGAGAAGGATAGCTTCCCTCATTAAGTGTAAGAGAATGGGTAGGAAAAAGCACaggaaacaagtttttaaaaaaatcatcagtgCTTCAGCAGCGCTCCCTGGCATGACGCAACGAATCAGGGTTTGTCTCTTTCCAAGAAGCTATATTTATaagatttcaaatatttctaattattttttctcttttttttggaAGTTATTTCCCCCAGAATACTCTCATGGTGGTCAGTTGGCCAAAACCACTGGCTGAAACGACTGGCTGGGATACTGCATGGCATTCAGATTGTAACTGAGTCCTTCCACGAAGGGCGTCTTCTCCAGAAAGAGGCTGTTGGTGCTGCCACCAAAAACCTGAGCCATATCAAAGCTGCCACCGCCACTGCTGGCACTGAACTGGGATGCAGGCGGGATGCCGCCAGCCTGGTTCTCAGCAGCTACACCATCAAAGAAGAGGCTGCCAGCTCCTGGTGATCCACCGTTGTAAACAAACTCCTTGGCATTGGGGGAGAGCTGAGATTGAGGAGCTGGACTGCCCCCAATGAAGTTCAGAGAATGCATAGACAGGGAGAGGCCTTTGTGCTTCAGCAGACCATTGGTGGGTGATCGGGCcaaacgctgctgctgctgctgctgctgctgctgctgctgaggaggaaCCCCTGTGCCATTTGTACTGGCTCCAGCTCCTCCACCTTTCTTCATCTTCGTTGAACCAAATTTTGTGGCAGCAAAAGTGGCAGTGGTGAAGGTGATGGGCTGGGCTGAACGAGGGATGAAAGTAGGGCTTGGAGACTGGCCAAAAGATGGGGAAGGAGAATTGGACAAAGAGTTGTCTTGGCTTCCAATGGGCACAAACACCTGGGCATCAGGGTTGAAGCT
The Eublepharis macularius isolate TG4126 chromosome 9, MPM_Emac_v1.0, whole genome shotgun sequence genome window above contains:
- the TOB2 gene encoding protein Tob2, which encodes MHLEIKVALNFIISYLYNKLPRRRADLFGEELERLLKKKYEGHWYPEKPLKGSGYRCVHIGETVDPVVELAAKRSGLAVEDVRANVPEELSVWIDPFEVSYQIGEKGSVKVLYLDDSEGCSAAELDKEIKSSFNPDAQVFVPIGSQDNSLSNSPSPSFGQSPSPTFIPRSAQPITFTTATFAATKFGSTKMKKGGGAGASTNGTGVPPQQQQQQQQQQQRLARSPTNGLLKHKGLSLSMHSLNFIGGSPAPQSQLSPNAKEFVYNGGSPGAGSLFFDGVAAENQAGGIPPASQFSASSGGGSFDMAQVFGGSTNSLFLEKTPFVEGLSYNLNAMQYPSQSFQPVVLAN